The sequence AATAGAGTGAAATTTAATATAGATAACTTAGAAAAGTATAGAAATAATATCTTGAAAAAGAAAAGAGGATGTAGATTTGATAATAATATATCAATATATTTTATGGCTGGAACTTGGATATTTGCTGTAAGAAATAGAATAAGAATTAGAGAACAAAACTGGGAAGTATTCAAAGGAAAGGTTATTAAGGGGGAATATTAATGGCTAAGTTTGATAATGTAAAAGAAAATAACAGAGTTTGGAGTGTTCAACATGGTTGGGGAACAGTTACTGATTTTTCAGAAGGATATGTTCATTGGTTTTTCCAAGTTAAGTTTGATAATGGCTATGACCAATGGTATTTTCCTGATGGTAGAGCTGAAAAAAAAGATGCTAACCCTACACTATTTTGGAACGAGATTAAACTACCTGCTGAAGAAGAGGACAAAAAACCTTTTGACTTGGTGGAGTTTTTGAAAAAGAATTTAGTTTCTAAAGAATTTAAAGAAGATGACGATAATATATTTTTGAATTATGATTATATAGAAAAACGTATAGATTGGGATTGCAATGAAATAGTTGAAATAATGGGAACTATTTATTTTGAAGATGTAGAATTTGAGAAATTAAATATTCTAGTCAATGAAATGAATGATAGAGGAGTTACACCAGAGCAACTCAAAGAAGCATATAAAAAATTAGGGTGGTTATAAATGACTTTAAAAGAGAAAAGAAAAAAGTATTTAGAGGAAAAGTTGAAAAATAGAGAAATTGATATAAAGTTTTTTATAGCTAGTATTTGTGAGGAGATAAAAAATAAAAAAGAACATATAGAAGATGAATACATAAAAACAGTAGAAGAAAATTTTCGTGTATCTATCTATGACAAAGATATAAAAAGTGTTGATGATGATGTTTTGGATAGATTGGAAAAAGCAGTTAATTCTATTGATTTTGGAGAATATTACATAATATTTAATAATTTTAATGATAGCGGAAGATTATACGAAGTTTATTTTTCTATAAATTTTAAATCTGAAGATAAAGAAAATATCATATCTCAAAATAAGAAAAAATCTTTATTCGATAAAATTAGGAGTTGGTTATATGAGCAAACAAGCAAAGAAAAGAGAAATTAATAAGTATAGAGTTGAAATAGCTAGATTATATTTCATAATAGCAGAACAACAGTTCCTTAATGAAAGTTGGATTGATAAAAATAATGAATTAAGAATACTTATAAGACAGCATAGAGAAAGAGAGCAAAGACTTCAAAGAGAGAATGAACAACTAAAAGCTGAGAACTATAGCTTAAAACATAGAGGATTCTTCAAAAGATTACTTGGAGCTTAATTATGAGAATTAGAAAATCAGGAATAGTATATAAAGCTTGTACTAAAAAGAGGGAGAAAAGGCTCTCTCTTCTCCAAGAACTATGTAGAATAAATTATAAAATAGATAATAAAACTTTAATAGAAAGATTAGGTATATCAAAGACAGAGTTTTATAGGAATTTTAAATCTTTAGCTGATAAATATAGAGAAAATAATAAATGTGAAGCATTATTTTAAAATTTCCCAATTTTATTAAAAATGGGAAAATAAAAGCCATATTCTTAATCATATAAAAATATAAAAAGTCTTAAAATAAATAATTAATCATTTGAAAAAATAATTTTTAATATTATAATTATTAAGGAGGAAACTATGAAAATAAAAGTCATTTTTAATGAAGATAATTATGAAGCTGATTATTATAGAAAAAAATTAATATCTAATATAAAAGAGGTAGAGGATAATGAGAGATTCAAAGAGTAAGACTGTTATTATATACAATAGAGTATCTACCATAATGCAAGATAAAAATGAATCTTTAACAGAGCAAACTGATGAATGTATTCGTTATTGTAAAACTAATGGATATGAAATATATAAAATACTCAAAGATGTAAAGAGTGGAACTAAAGATGATAGGGCAGGATATTTAGAGTTAAAGAAACATATCAGGAGAAGAGATTTTGATATATTAGTAGTCCTAGAAACTTCACGTATAGCTAGAAAAATGAAAGAGCTAGTTTTATTCTTTAGTCTTTTAAATGAAAATAATATAGAATATATCTCAATCAGAGAACCTAACTATAACACTACTACTCCAGATGGAAAATTTGCTATGAATATAAGACTAGGTCTTATTCAATTTGAAAGAGATAATACAGCTGAAAGGGTAACTGATAGATTATATTTTAAAGCTAGTAAAGGACAATGGGTAAATGGTAAACCACCTATTGGATATAAATTAGTAAATAAAAGATTAGAAATTGACGAGGAAAAAGCTGAAATAGTAAAAAATATTTATGAAGATTTCTTAAATGGATATAGTCTTAATCAAATTAATAATAAATTACAGTTTTCTTGGGGAAGTAAACAAGTAAAGAGAATACTAACTAATCCTACTTATAAAGGGTATATAAGATATGGAACTAGAAGTAATAGAAAGAAAAATAATAGAGAAGCTTTTATAGTAAAAGGTTGGCATGAAGCTATTATTCCTGAAGATAAATGGGAAAAAGTCCAAGAGATGTATAAAAGCTTAAATAGAAAAGCTTCTAATACAAAGCCAACATTACTTAGTGGATTATTAAAATGTAAAGAATGTGGAAATAACTATATAAGGAAAAGAGGAGGATCTTATGATAAAAATCTTTATTATGGTTGTAATCTTAATAATTTAAGATATTCTGATAAATTTTTCTATAAAGATATTCCAGAATGTAGTTCTGCAACTATAAAGGGAGATTTACTTGAGAAAGCTGTAATAGATACTTTGAAAAAACAAATTAATGATTTGAATTTTAACGATATTGAGATTGATAAAAAAAGACAAGTAAATATAAAACAGATAGATAGCTCAATAAATAAATTCAAGAATAGGTTAAATAAGATTTATGAACTTTATATAGAAGATGAGATTCCAAAAGATAAATACTTAAAAGATAAGAAAGATATAGAAGCAAGAATAATAAGCTTAGAAAAGCAAAAAAAGAGCTTTGGAGAAATAGAAGTAGAAAAATCTAATAATGAAATGATACAAGAGTATTTTTCTAAAATAGATTTATCTAATATTGAAGAAGCCAATAGAATCCTTAAAATAATAGTAAATAAAATAGTGGTATATAAAAAGAAAAAAACTCCAAAAGATGATTTTGAAGTTGAAATTTATCTAAATATTTAGCTCTACACCAAGAATGTAGAGCTATTTTTTATATTATTATAAAGAGTGTTCTAAAATAGAAGAAAATAAAAACATACACATAAAGACGCACGTAGATACGTGTGTCCCAATAAATTTATTTATCTTTCTATTTTCCATTAAATAATTCTCCTTAATTTCTCTTCTTAGTATCTTATACTAATTATATCATAAATTAATAAATAAATAAATTAGAATTATTCTTTAAAATATTTTTAAATAATTTATAGAATAGTGGAAGAAGGAAAGGTTAAAGTTTAAATATGAGTAGCCAAATAAAAAAAAGAAAGAAAATATATTAAAATTTACTTTTTTTATATTTTAAATTATAGTATAATATAATAATAAATATAATATAGGAGGTTTTTATAAAATGGCTCAATATGAAAGTTTAGAAAAATTACATTTTAAAGGAGAAAATGTAGTTGAGGAATATCAAAAAAGAATTGAGAATTGTTGTACTTATAATACTGAATTAAAAATTTATCCTATATTAAGAGGAGAAAGAGTAGTAAAAGAGCAATATTCTTTATTCTGTTTACCTATAAACGAAATTAATCTTCTCCAAGAAAAAATATTTTTAAATAGTAAGGAGATTATGGAATTAGATTCAGAGTTACCAGCTGCTGCAAAGTTTGCTTGTATCAATGATATTATGACAAATGAAATTACTAAAACTAATGGAATTGAAGGAGTACATTCAACAAAAAAAGAGATATATGAGAGTATGGATCAAAAGAAAACTACTCGTTACTCTGGTATTGTTAATAAATATACTCAGATTATATTAAATAATATTGAAAACATTGATTCTCCAGAACAGATAAGAAAAATGTATGATGATATATTTTCAGAGGATATTTTAAAAAATCCAGAAAATAAATTAGATGGAACTTTATTTAGAAAAGGGAGAATAAATGTTTCAAATGGAGCTAGTAATATACATAGTGGAGACCCTTCAGAAAATACTATAATAGAGCATATTAGCGACTTGATTAAATTTATGAATAGAAAGGATATCCCATCTTTATTAAAAGCTTCTATTGTTCACTATTATTTTGAATATATTCACCCATTTTATGATGGAAATGGAAGATTTGGAAGATTTCTTTTCTCTATGTATTTAGCAAGAAAAGTAGATATTTATACAGGTTTATCTCTTTCTTATTCTATATTTGAAGATAGAAAAAAATATGCTGAACTTTTCTTAAATACTTCAAAAGTAAAAAATTATGGAGAAGTAACATTTTTTGTAATAGGAATGTTAAATTTCATTGTTAATGGACAAGAAAGTATTATACAGATGCTTAAAGATAAGATATTAAAACTTAACTATGCAGAGAAGTATATAGATAGTATAGAAACTTCTTATAGTCTTTCAGAGATTGAATGTAATATATTATTTATCTATATTCAAAACTATATTTTTGCCAAAGAAAATCCATTACCTGATAAAGAATTATTAAAATATGTAAAAGGAATAAAAAGTATTCAAACTTTAAGACGTCATCTAGACAATTTAACAACTTTAGATTTGATTACTTTAGTTTCTAAAAAACCTTTAATAAGAACTATTAGTAATACTATTAAGGAAGTATTGGATTAGAATAATATAAAAAATCCTCAGTAATATTCTACTGGGGATTTTTTATATTATAAATTATCTCTCTAATCTAAAATTTATTTTTTAATCTATCCTGAAAGCTCTGTAATAGTGATTATCCTTAAATCCAAAAACTCTTAAATCAGTAAGTAATAGTATATTTTCCTGGAAAAAATAGAAGAACTTTTGTCTCATTAAAGATAACTTGTAAATTATTTAGAAGAGCGTGTGTTCTAACAAGTGGGAAAATTTTCCCTACTTCTGTTATAATTACAAAATTTTTATCCTTTGATTTTTCTTTAAAATAATTGCATATAACTTCCATATTAAAACTTTTCTTAAGTTTTTCATAAAGAATTTTTGCCTTCTTCTCTCCTCCATTTTGAAAACAGATTCAAATATCTCATCATTTTTTAAACTTTCTACCAATAGTTCAAATAAATCTATCTCAATAGCTTTTAATCTAGCATCATCTTTAAGGCAGGAAGAAGTAGATTTTTTATTGAAAAAGTGTAGAAATACTAATAAAATAGGTAATTATTATAGATTACATAAGAGAAACTTTTGAAAAAAATAAAAAGTTAGAAGAGATTACTCAACGAAGAAAAGGTCTAGTAACAGGGGATAATGATTATTTTACTAAAATTTTGTCTGAAATAAATTATAAAAAAATTGACTTTTTAATTTTAAATCGTGAACAATATGTAGTTTCTGAAAAAATGGTTTCTCTGCTCTAATATATTTATAGATATGAAAAAATAGTTGAGAACTGAATATCTACTTTCTTATCAAGATAAACTAGAGAACTTAAGAGCTTTTTATGAGAGAATAACTTTTGATGATGGTGCTTCTGCTAAAGAAAAGAAACAAGCTGAAAAATCTTTAAAAGAGTTAGATGCAATGTTGAAAGAGTTAAGAGATTATGCTAATGAGATTAAGC is a genomic window of Fusobacterium mortiferum ATCC 9817 containing:
- a CDS encoding recombinase family protein gives rise to the protein MRDSKSKTVIIYNRVSTIMQDKNESLTEQTDECIRYCKTNGYEIYKILKDVKSGTKDDRAGYLELKKHIRRRDFDILVVLETSRIARKMKELVLFFSLLNENNIEYISIREPNYNTTTPDGKFAMNIRLGLIQFERDNTAERVTDRLYFKASKGQWVNGKPPIGYKLVNKRLEIDEEKAEIVKNIYEDFLNGYSLNQINNKLQFSWGSKQVKRILTNPTYKGYIRYGTRSNRKKNNREAFIVKGWHEAIIPEDKWEKVQEMYKSLNRKASNTKPTLLSGLLKCKECGNNYIRKRGGSYDKNLYYGCNLNNLRYSDKFFYKDIPECSSATIKGDLLEKAVIDTLKKQINDLNFNDIEIDKKRQVNIKQIDSSINKFKNRLNKIYELYIEDEIPKDKYLKDKKDIEARIISLEKQKKSFGEIEVEKSNNEMIQEYFSKIDLSNIEEANRILKIIVNKIVVYKKKKTPKDDFEVEIYLNI
- a CDS encoding Fic family protein translates to MAQYESLEKLHFKGENVVEEYQKRIENCCTYNTELKIYPILRGERVVKEQYSLFCLPINEINLLQEKIFLNSKEIMELDSELPAAAKFACINDIMTNEITKTNGIEGVHSTKKEIYESMDQKKTTRYSGIVNKYTQIILNNIENIDSPEQIRKMYDDIFSEDILKNPENKLDGTLFRKGRINVSNGASNIHSGDPSENTIIEHISDLIKFMNRKDIPSLLKASIVHYYFEYIHPFYDGNGRFGRFLFSMYLARKVDIYTGLSLSYSIFEDRKKYAELFLNTSKVKNYGEVTFFVIGMLNFIVNGQESIIQMLKDKILKLNYAEKYIDSIETSYSLSEIECNILFIYIQNYIFAKENPLPDKELLKYVKGIKSIQTLRRHLDNLTTLDLITLVSKKPLIRTISNTIKEVLD
- a CDS encoding BREX protein BrxB domain-containing protein, encoding MEVICNYFKEKSKDKNFVIITEVGKIFPLVRTHALLNNLQVIFNETKVLLFFPGKYTITY